In Thermosynechococcus sichuanensis E542, a single genomic region encodes these proteins:
- the dusB gene encoding tRNA dihydrouridine synthase DusB, with the protein MLTLSPELKARLATPLQIGSVTVNSRVLQSPLAGVTDLVFRRLVRRYAPDSMMYTEMVSASGLHYLKTLPRIMEVDANEHPISIQLFDCRPDFLAEAAIKAVAEGADTVDINMGCPVNKITKNGGGSSLLRDVQTAATIVRTVSKAVPVPVTVKTRIGWSDQEINILDFAKAMEDAGAAMITVHGRTRAQGFNGPARWEWIARVKERVSIPVIANGDIFSVEAAVRCLEQTGADGVMCSRGTMGYPFLVGEIDHFLKTGERRPAPTVVERLQCARDHLIALWEYKGERGIRQARKHLTWYAKGFADAAELRSELCRIETLEAGLALLDAAIERLQVASETEAIAA; encoded by the coding sequence ATGTTAACCCTGTCCCCAGAGCTAAAAGCCCGTTTAGCAACGCCATTGCAGATTGGCTCTGTGACGGTGAATAGTCGGGTTCTGCAGTCCCCTTTGGCCGGGGTGACCGATTTGGTGTTTCGGCGATTGGTGCGCCGCTATGCCCCAGACTCGATGATGTACACCGAAATGGTGAGTGCTTCCGGGCTGCATTACTTAAAAACACTACCTCGGATTATGGAGGTGGATGCCAATGAGCATCCCATCAGTATTCAGCTTTTTGACTGTCGCCCTGATTTTCTAGCGGAAGCCGCAATAAAGGCGGTGGCGGAAGGGGCGGATACGGTGGACATCAATATGGGCTGCCCGGTGAATAAAATCACTAAGAATGGCGGCGGTTCTTCACTATTGCGGGATGTGCAAACGGCAGCAACAATTGTGCGCACGGTCTCAAAGGCGGTGCCTGTGCCAGTCACGGTGAAAACGCGCATTGGCTGGAGCGATCAGGAGATCAATATCCTTGACTTTGCCAAGGCAATGGAAGATGCTGGTGCGGCAATGATTACCGTTCACGGGCGTACCCGTGCCCAAGGCTTTAATGGCCCAGCCCGCTGGGAGTGGATTGCGCGGGTGAAGGAGCGCGTCAGTATTCCGGTGATTGCCAATGGCGATATTTTCTCGGTGGAAGCGGCAGTGCGTTGTTTGGAGCAAACCGGCGCAGATGGGGTGATGTGCTCGCGGGGAACGATGGGCTACCCCTTCTTGGTAGGGGAAATTGATCACTTTTTGAAAACTGGGGAACGGCGGCCTGCGCCAACGGTGGTTGAACGTTTGCAGTGTGCGCGGGATCATCTCATTGCCCTCTGGGAATACAAGGGGGAGCGGGGGATTCGCCAAGCCCGTAAACATTTGACGTGGTACGCCAAGGGCTTTGCCGATGCTGCCGAACTGCGCAGTGAATTGTGTCGGATTGAAACCCTAGAGGCCGGTTTAGCCCTACTGGATGCAGCGATTGAACGCTTGCAAGTGGCCTCAGAAACCGAGGCGATCGCGGCCTAA
- the ftsZ gene encoding cell division protein FtsZ produces the protein MESDQQWPTEPVPSKVPASFVPGEVGIASGDNSHGAPTDVLRSYDSLVETSAARIKVIGVGGGGGNAVNRMIASNVAGVEFWCVNTDAQAIAQSQAHRCLQIGQKLTRGLGAGGNPAIGQKAAEESREDLAAALKDADLIFITCGMGGGTGTGAAPIVAEVAKEQGALTVAVVTRPFTFEGRRRASQADEGIEALQSRVDTLIVIPNDKILSVISEQTSVQDAFRVADDVLRQGVQGISDIINLPGLINVDFADIRSVMADAGSAMMGIGIASGKSRATEAAVSAISSPLLEGSIEGAKGVVFNITGGTDLTLHEVNAAAEVIYNVADANANIIFGAVIDPQMQGEVQVTVIATGFSGEPISRTRTTTKTTPLTNRPLTAASPPPEAPAPQPEVEAKPKLDIPEFLQRRRPNP, from the coding sequence ATGGAGTCAGATCAACAGTGGCCTACGGAACCTGTTCCCTCTAAAGTCCCCGCCTCCTTTGTTCCGGGAGAGGTAGGCATTGCATCTGGCGACAATAGCCATGGCGCACCAACCGATGTGTTAAGGAGTTATGACAGCTTGGTGGAAACTTCAGCAGCGCGCATCAAAGTGATTGGTGTCGGCGGTGGCGGTGGCAATGCAGTAAACCGCATGATTGCCAGTAATGTGGCTGGTGTTGAGTTTTGGTGCGTCAATACCGATGCGCAGGCGATCGCCCAATCCCAAGCTCACCGCTGCCTGCAAATTGGCCAAAAACTCACCCGTGGCCTCGGCGCCGGCGGCAACCCCGCCATTGGTCAAAAAGCGGCTGAAGAATCCCGCGAAGACCTAGCTGCGGCGCTCAAGGATGCCGATTTGATTTTCATCACCTGTGGCATGGGTGGCGGTACCGGCACTGGCGCTGCCCCCATTGTGGCGGAAGTGGCTAAAGAACAGGGTGCTTTAACCGTTGCTGTGGTGACCCGTCCCTTTACCTTTGAAGGTCGCCGTCGCGCTAGCCAAGCGGATGAAGGGATCGAAGCCCTGCAAAGTCGTGTTGATACCCTCATCGTGATCCCCAATGACAAGATTCTCTCAGTGATTTCGGAGCAAACCTCGGTGCAGGATGCGTTTCGAGTGGCCGATGATGTGCTGCGCCAAGGGGTTCAGGGCATTTCTGACATTATTAATCTGCCAGGGCTGATTAACGTCGATTTCGCCGATATTCGTTCAGTGATGGCTGATGCCGGTTCTGCCATGATGGGCATTGGTATTGCCTCGGGCAAGTCACGAGCTACGGAAGCCGCTGTCAGTGCAATTTCTTCGCCTTTACTAGAGGGGTCGATCGAGGGCGCCAAGGGTGTCGTCTTCAATATTACGGGGGGCACAGATCTCACCCTCCATGAAGTCAATGCCGCTGCCGAGGTGATCTACAACGTAGCCGATGCCAACGCGAATATCATTTTCGGGGCTGTGATTGATCCCCAAATGCAAGGGGAAGTTCAAGTCACTGTCATTGCCACTGGCTTTAGTGGTGAACCCATTAGCCGCACCCGTACCACAACCAAAACGACACCCCTGACAAACCGCCCCCTAACGGCGGCATCTCCCCCACCTGAAGCCCCCGCACCACAACCAGAGGTTGAAGCCAAGCCAAAGTTGGACATTCCTGAGTTTCTCCAGCGACGGCGACCGAATCCCTAG
- a CDS encoding glycosyltransferase family 2 protein has product MMNVSQTPVISVILPVFNSGQYIEQSIKSILDQSFNNFELIIIDDGSSDNSFEILSKYAKLDERIHLIRRDNQGLIYTLNQAIEIAKGQYIARMDADDLALPKRLEYQLAFLEDNQLHLCGSSVQLMGAATGYWYYPHSHAGCEVELLFGVPFAHPSVMGHSSVFKELRYSSEWPLVEDYDLWQRAWAAGVKMGNVREVLLQYRVHRKQTSSLYRQQQAKNSQQIRSRHWQQLLSAKLGISPPEAQEAEKDLWKTFQRLRELKQCYKGTEAEKILHHSFLRLFSHRFHSWVLERMS; this is encoded by the coding sequence ATGATGAATGTAAGTCAAACTCCTGTTATTTCAGTTATTTTACCAGTTTTTAACTCTGGACAGTATATTGAACAATCTATAAAGTCCATCCTCGATCAGTCTTTTAATAATTTCGAACTGATTATCATTGATGACGGTTCTTCGGATAATTCATTTGAAATTTTATCAAAATATGCGAAACTTGACGAGCGGATTCATTTAATTCGTCGAGATAATCAAGGTTTAATTTACACACTGAATCAAGCAATTGAAATTGCTAAAGGGCAGTATATCGCCAGAATGGATGCAGATGATTTGGCCTTGCCTAAAAGATTAGAATATCAACTTGCCTTTCTCGAAGACAATCAATTACATCTTTGTGGCAGCTCTGTTCAGCTCATGGGTGCAGCGACTGGGTACTGGTATTATCCTCATTCCCATGCAGGTTGTGAAGTTGAATTATTGTTTGGGGTACCTTTTGCTCATCCATCTGTCATGGGGCACTCCAGTGTTTTCAAAGAACTGCGGTACTCGTCCGAGTGGCCACTGGTGGAAGATTATGACCTATGGCAGCGGGCATGGGCAGCAGGGGTCAAGATGGGAAATGTACGAGAGGTACTTCTCCAATACCGCGTGCATCGGAAACAAACCTCCAGCCTTTACCGTCAGCAGCAGGCAAAAAATAGTCAACAGATTCGTTCGCGTCACTGGCAGCAACTCCTGAGTGCCAAGTTAGGAATTTCACCCCCTGAGGCTCAAGAAGCAGAGAAAGACCTGTGGAAAACCTTCCAACGCCTGCGGGAGCTAAAGCAATGTTATAAAGGAACAGAAGCAGAAAAAATTCTCCACCATTCGTTCCTGCGCCTTTTTTCCCATCGTTTCCATAGCTGGGTTTTGGAGAGAATGAGCTAG
- a CDS encoding TIGR00297 family protein produces MIRCCQYSRSAVLVDGILLLNPWWIGVLLNTFLGAIALLTGQKLLTLAGLFHAWLLGVLIWGTLGWQGYLIVMVYFLIGSAVTRIGMAEKEAAGIAEKRAGARGPENVWGSAFTGTICALLALVLPQWRELFLLGFVASFSTKLSDTCASEVGKAYGQRTFLITTLQPVPRGTEGAVSLEGTLAGLVGATVIAVLGWSVGLMGAIAIPICILAAFLANLVESLVGATLQERYPWLSNELVNGINTTVGALLAVIAVYIMNFMKS; encoded by the coding sequence ATGATAAGGTGCTGCCAGTACAGTCGGAGTGCGGTTCTTGTGGATGGCATCCTTTTACTGAACCCTTGGTGGATAGGTGTTTTACTCAATACTTTCCTTGGGGCGATCGCCCTCCTGACGGGGCAAAAACTACTGACCCTAGCAGGTCTCTTCCATGCGTGGCTCCTCGGCGTGCTGATTTGGGGCACCTTAGGCTGGCAGGGCTATCTGATTGTCATGGTCTATTTCCTTATCGGTTCAGCCGTCACCCGCATTGGCATGGCTGAAAAAGAGGCCGCAGGCATTGCGGAAAAACGCGCCGGGGCACGCGGGCCAGAGAACGTGTGGGGTTCCGCTTTTACAGGCACCATCTGTGCCCTCCTTGCTCTCGTGTTGCCCCAATGGCGGGAGCTATTCTTGCTGGGGTTTGTGGCCAGCTTTAGCACTAAGCTCTCAGACACCTGTGCCAGCGAAGTGGGCAAAGCCTATGGCCAGCGCACCTTTCTGATTACTACACTTCAACCCGTGCCTCGCGGGACAGAGGGAGCGGTGAGTTTAGAGGGAACACTAGCCGGTCTGGTTGGTGCGACTGTAATTGCTGTGCTAGGCTGGAGTGTGGGCTTGATGGGGGCGATCGCCATCCCCATTTGTATCTTGGCTGCTTTCCTAGCCAACCTTGTGGAGAGTCTCGTGGGAGCCACCCTTCAGGAACGCTATCCTTGGCTGAGTAATGAACTCGTCAATGGCATCAACACAACGGTGGGGGCTTTACTAGCAGTAATAGCTGTGTATATTATGAACTTTATGAAATCCTAA
- a CDS encoding metal ABC transporter permease, which translates to MITWLLEPLQHAFMVKALGVSTLVGCVCAVLSCFLTLKGWALMGDAVSHAVLPGVVLAYWLGLPFALGAFVFGLMAVTLIGFIQQQTRVKEDTVIGLVFTGFFALGLVLLSKTASSVDLMHILFGNVLGISDRDLWQTVIVSLITLMAIALLHRDLILFCFDATHARTIGLNTTLLYYLLLALLSLTTVAALQTVGIILVVAMLITPGATAYLLSDRFGWMVLIALVAGGLGSLLGTYISYYLDASTGGCIVVLQTVIFLLAMIFAPKHGLLAKARSPLS; encoded by the coding sequence ATGATCACTTGGCTATTGGAGCCACTGCAACACGCATTTATGGTCAAGGCACTGGGGGTAAGCACCCTTGTGGGCTGTGTGTGTGCGGTATTGTCTTGTTTTTTGACCCTGAAGGGTTGGGCACTGATGGGGGATGCAGTGTCCCATGCAGTCTTGCCCGGTGTGGTCTTGGCCTATTGGCTGGGTCTGCCCTTTGCCTTGGGGGCTTTTGTCTTTGGTCTGATGGCCGTGACCCTGATTGGTTTTATTCAGCAGCAGACACGGGTGAAGGAGGATACAGTTATTGGCTTGGTGTTTACGGGCTTTTTTGCCTTGGGGTTGGTGTTGCTCTCGAAAACCGCCAGTAGTGTTGACCTGATGCATATTCTCTTTGGGAATGTCTTGGGGATTAGCGATCGCGACCTCTGGCAAACCGTGATTGTGAGCCTCATAACACTCATGGCGATCGCCCTACTGCACCGAGATTTGATCCTCTTTTGCTTTGACGCCACCCATGCCCGCACCATTGGCCTGAATACAACGCTGTTGTACTATCTCCTCTTGGCGCTGCTATCCCTAACCACTGTGGCTGCGCTGCAAACTGTGGGCATTATTCTCGTGGTGGCGATGCTCATTACACCGGGGGCAACGGCCTATTTGCTCAGCGATCGCTTTGGCTGGATGGTGCTGATTGCTCTTGTAGCAGGTGGCCTTGGCAGTTTATTGGGAACCTACATCAGTTACTATCTCGATGCTTCGACCGGTGGCTGTATTGTTGTTCTGCAAACAGTGATTTTTCTGTTGGCGATGATTTTTGCCCCCAAGCATGGTCTGTTGGCCAAAGCCCGCTCTCCCCTCAGTTAG
- a CDS encoding SDR family oxidoreductase, with amino-acid sequence MRVLILGCGYTGTWLARSLQAQGIDVVITNRRGEPPPELSTVPCFPFAWEQQQIPLEPKALEGVTHVLNSIPPDRQGEDAVALALLAQLENLNLHWFGYLSTTGVYGDRQGGWVDETTPVNPQNLRSQHRVRIEQTFLNSSLPTHIFRLPGIYGPGEGRNPITRILRGDVQLIDKPGHYFCRIHVADIVQTLERSLAQPTPQEIYNLSDDQPSESLPVLLEAYRLLGRPAPPAIPLEAANLSPMAQSFWRESRRVRNDKIKQVLGVKLRYPSYREGLLAIARELGF; translated from the coding sequence ATGCGGGTTCTCATTCTCGGTTGCGGTTATACGGGAACGTGGTTGGCGCGATCGCTCCAAGCGCAAGGCATTGATGTCGTCATTACCAACCGTCGGGGGGAGCCACCGCCAGAACTCAGCACTGTCCCCTGTTTTCCCTTTGCGTGGGAACAGCAGCAAATCCCCTTGGAGCCAAAAGCACTTGAGGGAGTCACCCACGTTCTCAATAGTATTCCCCCCGATCGCCAAGGGGAGGATGCGGTTGCGCTGGCACTGTTGGCGCAGTTAGAGAACCTGAATCTGCACTGGTTTGGCTATCTTTCAACAACCGGGGTCTATGGCGATCGCCAAGGGGGCTGGGTAGATGAAACCACACCCGTCAATCCGCAAAATTTGCGTTCACAACACCGCGTCAGAATTGAGCAAACCTTTCTCAACTCCAGTCTGCCCACCCATATTTTTCGACTCCCCGGCATTTATGGTCCCGGCGAAGGGCGCAATCCCATCACTCGTATTCTCAGGGGTGATGTTCAACTCATTGATAAGCCGGGGCACTACTTCTGCCGTATTCATGTGGCAGATATTGTCCAAACCCTTGAGCGATCGCTAGCACAACCCACGCCGCAGGAAATTTATAACCTCAGTGATGATCAACCTTCAGAGTCGCTCCCTGTTCTACTCGAGGCCTATCGCCTTTTAGGTCGCCCAGCCCCACCAGCCATCCCCTTAGAGGCCGCTAATCTCAGTCCAATGGCTCAGTCCTTTTGGCGCGAATCCCGGCGAGTGCGCAATGACAAAATCAAGCAGGTTTTAGGCGTTAAGCTCCGCTATCCTTCCTACCGCGAGGGGCTATTAGCGATCGCCCGTGAATTAGGTTTTTGA
- a CDS encoding alpha-1,2-fucosyltransferase gives MIIVNIIGGLGNQMFQYALGRTLSITKGVPLRLDISDFQSYQLHQGFELHRVFCCEAPIASLEDLKSVLGGWGVPSIRRAIANLKLSALCQGRLILEPHYHYWAQIHSIPDTAYLQGYWQSEKYFSEIADILREDFKFRQPLSETNAQWADKMAQCNSISLHIRRGDYVSNPTTHKVHGVCQLDYYYRAIEYMTSLIDDPVFFVFSDEVEWAKVNLKTSYPIYYVENNTAQESYNDMRLMSLCRHHIIANSTFSWWGAWLNNRTEKIVIAPQKWFATPSKDDSDLIPKSWIRI, from the coding sequence ATGATCATTGTCAATATTATTGGTGGTCTTGGTAACCAGATGTTTCAGTATGCTTTGGGAAGGACTTTGTCTATCACTAAGGGAGTGCCCTTACGCTTGGATATTTCTGATTTTCAAAGCTATCAGCTTCATCAAGGGTTTGAGCTACATCGTGTGTTTTGCTGTGAAGCCCCAATTGCTTCTCTTGAGGATTTGAAGTCTGTCCTAGGGGGGTGGGGAGTGCCATCAATCAGAAGAGCGATCGCCAACCTGAAACTTTCAGCACTATGTCAGGGGCGACTGATTCTTGAACCTCACTATCACTATTGGGCACAAATTCATTCCATCCCCGACACTGCCTATCTTCAGGGCTACTGGCAATCAGAAAAATACTTTAGCGAAATTGCTGATATTTTACGGGAAGATTTCAAGTTTAGGCAGCCCCTGTCGGAAACAAATGCTCAATGGGCAGATAAAATGGCTCAGTGCAATTCAATTAGCCTTCATATTCGCCGTGGAGACTATGTTTCAAATCCGACGACCCATAAAGTTCATGGTGTTTGTCAGCTTGACTATTACTATCGAGCTATTGAATATATGACTTCACTGATAGATGATCCTGTATTCTTTGTTTTTTCAGATGAAGTTGAATGGGCAAAAGTAAACTTGAAAACTTCTTATCCTATTTATTATGTAGAAAATAACACTGCCCAAGAAAGCTATAATGATATGCGATTAATGAGTCTATGTCGTCACCATATTATTGCTAATAGTACCTTTAGTTGGTGGGGTGCTTGGCTAAATAATCGCACTGAAAAAATTGTAATTGCTCCCCAAAAATGGTTTGCTACGCCTAGTAAAGATGATTCAGATTTGATTCCAAAGAGTTGGATTAGAATTTGA
- a CDS encoding glycosyltransferase family 2 protein, with amino-acid sequence MFFSVVIPTYNRLPILEKCVRAIARQTWHPELGIQAYEVIIVDDGSTDNTIEWLEAHRDEFPCVRWLQQEHLGPAAARNLGLQVAKGDWIIFIDSDLVVTETFLEAHVRRLIQEKQRLGIEEITQVPAFSYGRVINTCNFEEPTSEPYKVIDFSAAYFATGNVAIARHWLEKAGLFDTQFQLYGWEDLELGVRLKKLGLRLLKCPEAVGYHWHPPFSLSQVPALIQKEIERGRMGVLFYKKHPIWEVKLMIQMTPFHYFLWAILSLGGILNEKTLAPLLQWLINIGRPQDALEVARIFLNWYNVRAVYSAYQEQALQQPH; translated from the coding sequence ATGTTTTTCAGTGTTGTGATTCCCACCTATAATCGCTTGCCCATTTTAGAAAAGTGTGTGCGAGCGATCGCCCGTCAAACGTGGCATCCAGAGCTGGGCATCCAAGCCTATGAGGTCATTATTGTTGACGATGGTTCAACGGACAACACGATTGAGTGGCTTGAGGCACATCGTGATGAATTTCCCTGTGTCCGCTGGCTTCAACAGGAACATCTTGGCCCTGCGGCTGCCCGTAATTTGGGGCTTCAGGTGGCGAAGGGGGACTGGATTATCTTTATTGATAGCGATTTGGTGGTCACTGAAACTTTCTTGGAAGCCCATGTCAGGCGCTTAATTCAAGAAAAACAACGTCTTGGCATTGAGGAGATAACTCAAGTTCCTGCTTTTTCCTATGGTCGTGTGATCAATACCTGTAATTTTGAAGAGCCAACCTCAGAGCCCTATAAGGTCATTGATTTTTCAGCGGCTTACTTTGCAACGGGGAATGTAGCGATCGCCCGCCACTGGTTAGAAAAAGCAGGTTTATTCGATACCCAGTTTCAGCTCTACGGTTGGGAAGACTTAGAACTCGGGGTACGGCTAAAGAAGTTGGGCTTGCGACTACTGAAGTGCCCTGAAGCCGTTGGCTACCATTGGCATCCACCCTTTTCCCTCAGTCAGGTTCCTGCCCTGATTCAGAAGGAGATTGAAAGGGGCAGAATGGGGGTCTTGTTCTATAAAAAACATCCGATTTGGGAAGTGAAGCTGATGATTCAAATGACGCCCTTTCACTATTTTCTGTGGGCCATCCTATCCCTCGGTGGCATTCTCAATGAAAAAACACTGGCGCCCCTATTGCAATGGCTGATTAACATCGGTCGCCCCCAAGATGCCTTAGAAGTGGCTCGTATCTTTTTGAACTGGTATAATGTGCGGGCAGTCTATTCAGCCTATCAAGAGCAAGCCCTTCAGCAGCCGCATTGA
- a CDS encoding glycosyltransferase encodes MSPTLSVITATYNAENYLPSLIESLYSQTDQDFEWVVADGGSKDKTIELIKQAQQKLKRVVIQSQSDFGIYDALNRAVKLATGEYYLVLGADDILFPDAIANYKAACARTNADFVTTLYYEGSKRLASLHQPAWEWFSGMHAHITGHTVGTVIRRSLHQTFGEYSRHFPIAADQLFVLKAIHGGATVSLENFIAGRTNPESTTGQNPLGCLLELYRVKVMVGHSLLLQTLVLFYQIVIWWPQIRKARA; translated from the coding sequence ATGAGCCCAACTCTAAGTGTTATTACAGCAACGTATAATGCTGAAAATTATTTACCAAGTTTAATAGAGTCTTTGTATTCACAAACAGATCAAGATTTTGAATGGGTTGTTGCAGATGGAGGTTCTAAAGATAAAACAATAGAATTGATAAAGCAAGCTCAGCAAAAGCTAAAGCGAGTAGTCATACAGTCACAGTCTGATTTTGGTATTTACGATGCATTAAATCGAGCAGTTAAACTAGCTACAGGAGAGTATTACTTAGTATTAGGTGCAGATGACATTTTATTCCCTGATGCCATTGCTAATTATAAAGCTGCATGTGCAAGAACAAATGCCGATTTTGTGACTACTCTTTATTATGAGGGAAGCAAGCGATTAGCTAGTTTGCACCAACCAGCATGGGAGTGGTTTAGCGGCATGCACGCTCATATCACTGGTCACACTGTTGGGACAGTAATTCGCCGTTCCCTGCATCAAACCTTTGGTGAATACTCTCGTCACTTTCCAATTGCAGCAGATCAACTTTTTGTCTTGAAAGCTATTCATGGTGGCGCAACAGTATCGCTAGAAAATTTTATCGCAGGGCGTACAAATCCTGAAAGTACAACTGGTCAAAATCCTTTAGGATGTCTTTTAGAACTCTATCGCGTTAAAGTTATGGTTGGCCACTCTTTGCTATTACAAACTTTAGTGCTTTTTTACCAAATTGTTATTTGGTGGCCACAAATTCGTAAAGCGCGAGCATAA
- a CDS encoding transposase yields the protein MTMASFGTIVKSVLKLLSPCDYPVLNSQLLFKIWLTYILDGSLNSMRALFYRLNQSGIEVDMSTFSKANKTRESQCFQQIYSHLMLKVKQKHNCSGIVLFPVDSTVITLTSKLGYHQIQLLNGFSVTENLTSEAVRHDISFREEVIKMIPDNAVAIMDRGFASWKFLDELCEAKRKFIVRIKNNMRTEVNHDRYRVVHFWDIDSKTEFRIATNLWDLTDEEVAELYRQRWAIENLWKFLKMHLSLDRLITKSVNGVVNQIYMVLIAYLILELVDVPEYFGRKLLDKLRYVQLELSRRCSIVHWSFDWQPELRVA from the coding sequence ATTACTATGGCATCTTTTGGAACGATTGTCAAGTCTGTCCTCAAGCTCCTCAGCCCTTGCGACTATCCCGTCCTGAACTCGCAACTGCTCTTCAAAATCTGGCTGACGTATATTTTGGACGGCAGCTTAAACAGTATGAGAGCCTTGTTCTATCGGCTCAATCAGTCAGGCATTGAGGTAGATATGTCTACTTTCTCCAAAGCGAATAAAACGCGAGAAAGTCAGTGCTTTCAGCAAATCTACAGTCATTTAATGTTAAAAGTGAAACAAAAACATAATTGTTCAGGGATAGTGCTGTTTCCTGTCGATTCGACAGTCATTACATTGACAAGTAAGCTCGGGTACCATCAAATCCAGCTGTTGAATGGGTTTAGTGTGACGGAGAATTTAACGAGTGAGGCGGTCAGGCATGACATCAGTTTTCGAGAAGAAGTGATAAAAATGATTCCCGATAATGCCGTAGCGATAATGGATAGAGGATTTGCGAGCTGGAAGTTTCTTGATGAGTTATGTGAAGCGAAGAGAAAGTTTATCGTGCGTATCAAGAACAATATGAGAACGGAAGTCAATCACGACCGATATCGAGTGGTTCATTTTTGGGATATTGACAGCAAGACGGAGTTTCGGATAGCAACGAATCTATGGGATTTAACAGATGAAGAAGTGGCTGAACTGTATCGGCAGCGGTGGGCGATTGAGAACTTATGGAAATTCTTAAAAATGCACTTATCGTTAGACCGATTGATTACAAAGAGTGTGAATGGAGTTGTGAACCAGATATACATGGTACTGATTGCGTATTTAATTTTAGAGCTAGTGGATGTACCGGAATACTTTGGGAGGAAGCTGTTAGATAAGTTACGATATGTGCAACTGGAACTAAGTCGGCGGTGTTCCATAGTGCATTGGAGCTTTGATTGGCAGCCAGAGCTACGTGTGGCTTAA
- a CDS encoding glycosyltransferase family 10 domain-containing protein, which translates to MGKLALKEYLSFNLENRSMAKQGLTGLFVYPDIPTAVFFDPNGSPAGSTQPWVALREGFRAQGVELVGLDEWRDNPDFELHLNVQAARSKSPKFVILAENPLIYPANGQRFLLRRYQRVFTWNPDLGIKQAQQIQLPHPFKVTGGVDGYGQRPQLVVLINSNKALAWWAPYQDLYRERVRAIRWFERHAPQDFALYGHGWHHSARQPVVGHIIHALEKRWIRRPFPPFPSWRGIAPTKAEVLRQSRFSIVYENAIFRSYITEKIFDAFCAGNVPVYWGAPDITDYIPKACFIDRREFSSYDSLYDFLKTMPEETYRGYQQAIWNFLHSPQAQRFSISYFVETIVRSVLDQVNTIHKHSEQ; encoded by the coding sequence TTGGGAAAGCTGGCGCTTAAAGAGTATTTGAGTTTCAACCTAGAAAATCGTTCAATGGCAAAGCAAGGATTAACTGGTCTTTTTGTTTATCCTGATATTCCCACAGCCGTATTTTTTGATCCTAATGGGTCCCCAGCTGGATCGACACAGCCTTGGGTTGCCCTACGGGAGGGATTTCGTGCTCAGGGCGTTGAACTTGTCGGCCTCGATGAATGGCGTGACAATCCAGATTTTGAACTCCATCTCAATGTGCAAGCTGCGCGCTCCAAGTCTCCAAAATTTGTCATTCTCGCTGAAAATCCGTTGATCTATCCAGCTAATGGGCAGCGGTTCCTATTGCGTCGTTACCAAAGGGTGTTTACTTGGAATCCTGACTTAGGTATTAAGCAGGCACAGCAAATTCAACTGCCTCACCCGTTCAAGGTAACAGGTGGTGTAGATGGCTATGGACAGCGTCCTCAGTTGGTTGTTTTAATCAACAGTAATAAGGCTTTGGCTTGGTGGGCACCCTATCAAGATCTCTACCGTGAGCGGGTCAGAGCTATTCGTTGGTTTGAACGCCATGCACCACAGGACTTTGCTCTTTATGGTCACGGTTGGCATCACTCAGCCCGACAGCCAGTGGTGGGACATATCATTCATGCCTTAGAAAAAAGGTGGATTCGCAGACCATTCCCGCCGTTTCCGTCTTGGCGGGGCATTGCACCCACAAAAGCTGAAGTGTTGCGGCAATCCCGCTTCTCGATTGTCTATGAGAACGCGATTTTTCGCAGCTATATCACAGAGAAAATTTTTGACGCCTTTTGCGCGGGGAACGTGCCGGTCTACTGGGGGGCGCCAGACATTACCGACTACATTCCTAAGGCCTGTTTTATTGACCGTAGAGAGTTTTCTTCCTATGACTCTTTGTACGACTTTCTCAAGACGATGCCAGAAGAGACCTATAGAGGCTACCAGCAGGCGATTTGGAATTTTCTGCACTCTCCTCAAGCACAGCGGTTTTCCATTTCTTACTTTGTGGAGACCATCGTTCGCAGCGTTTTGGATCAAGTCAACACTATTCATAAACACTCAGAACAATGA